A window from Suncus etruscus isolate mSunEtr1 chromosome 18, mSunEtr1.pri.cur, whole genome shotgun sequence encodes these proteins:
- the LOC125996057 gene encoding leukocyte elastase inhibitor-like has protein sequence MESLTASNTAFALELFRALSHEEPTANLLISPFSMSLALAMVFLGTRGSTKEQMAKTLHFDTVKEVHSRFQSLISDINKHGALHILKVANRLYGEKTYKFFPEFLDSIQKMYGAELASVDFQNASEEARQTINEWVKGQTEGKIPELLTEAVVDSMAKLLLVNAIYFKGKWKQTFPVQDSHEAPFRVNKKEIRKVIMMHQKNKFPVGYNKDLKFSTLELPYQGIAFSMFILLPDEDKDLTTGLQEIEKHIHLENLKEWMKPENMPVKFVNVYLPRFKLKEKYTLNSHLAHMGLAQLFDPSQADLSGMSGDRDLFISKIVHKSFVEVDEEGTEMDVTPVNNVLLCMQEPVVDFKADHPFIFYILDKSSHNILFLGKVARP, from the exons ATGGAATCCCTCACTGCATCAAACACGGCCTTTGCGCTGGAACTGTTCAGGGCCCTGAGCCATGAGGAGCCCACAGCCAACCTGCTCATCTCCCCATTCAGCATGTCTTTGGCACTGGCCATGGTCTTCCTTGGCACTCGTGGCAGCACCAAGGAACAGATGGCGAAG ACTCTTCATTTCGACACGGTGAAGGAGGTTCATTCAAGATTCCAGAGCCTGATTTCTGATATCAATAAGCATGGTGCTTTGCACATCCTGAAGGTCGCCAACAGGCTATATGGGGAGAAGACCTACAAGTTTTTCCCC GAGTTCTTAGATTCGATTCAAAAAATGTATGGTGCTGAGCTGGCCAGTGTGGACTTCCAGAATGCATCTGAAGAGGCAAGGCAGACAATCAATGAGTGGGTTAAAGGACAGACGGAAG GAAAAATCCCAGAACTTTTGACAGAAGCGGTGGTGGACAGCATGGCCAAACTGTTGCTCGTGAATGCAATCTACTTCAAGGGGAAGTGGAAGCAGACATTCCCTGTACAGGATTCCCATGAGGCTCCATTCAGAGTGAATAAG AAAGAAATCAGGAAGGTGATAATGATGCATCAAAAGAACAAATTTCCTGTGGGGTACAATAAGGACCTCAAGTTCAGCACGCTTGAGCTTCCCTATCAGGGCATTGCTTTCAGCATGTTCATCCTGCTGCCGGACGAAGATAAAGACTTGACCACAGGCCTACAGGAG ATTGAGAAACATATACATTTGGAGAACCTAAAGGAGTGGATGAAGCCTGAGAACATGCCAGTCAAGTTTGTCAATGTCTACCTACCCAGGTTCAAGCTGAAGGAGAAATACACCCTCAACTCCCACCTTGCCCATATGGGCCTGGCCCAACTCTTTGATCCCAGCCAGGCAGATCTTTCAGGCATGTCAGGGGACAGAGATCTTTTCATTTCCAAAATTGTGCACAAATCCTTTGTGGAGGTGGATGAGGAAGGCACAGAAATGGATGTCACTCCAGTGAACAATGTTCTCTTGTGCATGCAAGAACCAGTAGTAGATTTCAAGGCTGACCATCCCTTCATTTTCTACATTTTGGACAAATCATCACACAACATACTTTTTCTGGGCAAAGTTGCTCGTCCATAA